A genome region from Tidjanibacter massiliensis includes the following:
- a CDS encoding FAD-dependent oxidoreductase produces the protein MGKEVIIVGGGVAGMQAALSLRERGAEPVIIEKEERLGGKLTGWHRLFPTFTPAEDVLGPLLRRVEEAGIRVMTGTEVEELVPGGVAVGGGRRITGDATVICSGFELFDARLKEEYGYGIYDNVFTTVDIERMLNEGRVATAQGQAPRRIAFLHCVGSRDEKVGAHHCSRVCCITGVKQAIEMKELFPSAEVYNFYMDIRMFGPGYEELYRRAQLEYNINFVRGRISEASQTIDGRVQVKAEDTLVGRPLKMTVDMLVLIVGMKGGARNGAYARSGELRVAENGFMQPLDPFSGNVLSQRADIFYAGTVTAPKNIGESLNEGAAVAERVAGYLKL, from the coding sequence ATGGGAAAAGAGGTCATCATCGTCGGTGGGGGAGTTGCCGGCATGCAGGCTGCCCTGTCGCTCAGGGAGCGCGGGGCGGAGCCTGTGATAATCGAGAAGGAGGAGCGGTTGGGCGGCAAGCTGACCGGGTGGCACCGGCTCTTCCCCACGTTCACCCCTGCGGAAGATGTGCTCGGACCGCTGCTCCGTCGTGTGGAGGAGGCGGGTATTCGGGTGATGACGGGAACGGAGGTCGAGGAACTCGTACCCGGCGGTGTCGCGGTGGGCGGCGGACGCCGCATTACGGGAGATGCGACGGTGATTTGTTCCGGATTCGAACTGTTCGATGCGAGGCTGAAAGAGGAGTACGGCTACGGCATCTACGACAACGTCTTCACCACGGTCGATATCGAGCGTATGCTCAACGAGGGACGTGTGGCGACGGCACAGGGCCAGGCGCCGCGCCGTATCGCCTTTCTGCACTGCGTGGGTTCGCGCGACGAAAAGGTGGGGGCACACCACTGCTCGCGGGTGTGCTGCATCACGGGTGTGAAACAGGCCATCGAAATGAAAGAGCTGTTCCCCTCTGCGGAGGTGTACAATTTCTATATGGATATTCGCATGTTCGGGCCGGGCTATGAGGAGCTGTACCGCCGGGCGCAGCTCGAATACAACATCAATTTCGTCCGGGGGCGCATTTCGGAGGCCAGCCAGACGATAGACGGCCGGGTTCAGGTGAAGGCGGAGGATACGCTCGTGGGGCGGCCGCTCAAGATGACCGTGGACATGCTCGTGCTCATTGTGGGGATGAAGGGCGGAGCGCGTAACGGTGCTTATGCACGCAGCGGGGAACTTCGCGTAGCCGAAAACGGTTTCATGCAGCCGCTCGACCCCTTCTCCGGGAACGTGCTTTCGCAGCGGGCCGATATTTTCTACGCCGGTACGGTCACCGCCCCGAAGAACATCGGCGAGAGTCTGAACGAAGGAGCCGCCGTGGCGGAGCGCGTGGCCGGATACCTTAAATTATAA
- a CDS encoding 4Fe-4S dicluster domain-containing protein — MPQFGFSISQPRAVNLDTNDLVPAEKILHDMPELQTCIACGSCTATCTAGNLTSFNFRKVHTLVRRGEYREAYEQMDKCMLCGKCRLVCPRGINTRAVVMKIKRELGDY, encoded by the coding sequence ATGCCACAGTTCGGTTTTTCCATATCGCAGCCCAGGGCGGTGAACCTCGACACGAACGACCTCGTGCCGGCGGAGAAAATCCTGCACGACATGCCGGAGCTGCAGACCTGCATTGCGTGCGGGTCGTGTACCGCGACCTGTACGGCGGGTAACCTGACGTCGTTCAACTTCCGCAAGGTACACACGCTCGTGCGCCGCGGCGAATACCGCGAGGCTTACGAACAAATGGACAAGTGCATGCTCTGCGGCAAATGCCGGCTGGTGTGTCCTCGCGGCATCAATACGCGGGCCGTGGTGATGAAAATCAAACGCGAACTGGGCGATTATTAG
- a CDS encoding (Fe-S)-binding protein, whose product MTYYDHFVIPFLVGTVFMFAVILWKWGRWLWLLPGDDKRAIGRGIFTAATLRAFWEVVCESLLHRKIFRVNPLLGYMHMSLAFGWFLLIVVGWVEAAAVLGAGTPLHAHVFFRYFGPEGETGWNPFAFVMDLLLLVVLSGVLLAWFKRMRSRTMGMKRTTRHVFVDRVALTSLWLIFPLRLTAESLTAAIKHNGGFLTGTLGDLIASGMSATAVADLNAAAWWAYSFALAAFFIAMPFSRYMHIFTEVPLIFLRRYRLRSGPKEKSFDNFQIQACSRCGICLDPCQLQRDLGIDNVQSVYFLRDRRYGKLTDEVADNCLMCGLCEARCPVGIELNILRLNSRQKRVDSPALMRYDYLKGVDRSSGTGKVGYFAGCMTLLTPATLRAMEKIFAAAGEEAWWADRDGGSCCGRPLKLSGEVTAAERIMEHNKELFRRHGITTLVTSCPICLKVFREDYGLEGIEVLHHTEYMLRLVREGRLGVEMTATTFTYHDPCELGRGSGIYEEPRELLRMAGRLAEPVHNHAEALCCGSSLANTVINDGQQATIGRSMTSELEATGADTIVTACPLCKKAIVRSASVRVADISQIVAEHLRPATEIPVGSPSAVVGGCAGTGVGTASGL is encoded by the coding sequence ATGACGTATTACGACCATTTCGTTATTCCGTTCCTCGTGGGGACGGTCTTCATGTTTGCGGTCATCCTGTGGAAGTGGGGCCGGTGGCTGTGGCTGCTGCCCGGTGACGACAAACGGGCTATCGGCAGGGGAATATTCACGGCTGCAACTTTACGCGCCTTCTGGGAAGTCGTTTGCGAATCGCTGCTGCACAGGAAGATATTCCGGGTGAATCCGCTGCTCGGCTACATGCATATGAGCCTCGCTTTCGGCTGGTTCCTGCTTATTGTGGTGGGATGGGTGGAGGCTGCGGCGGTGCTTGGCGCAGGGACACCGCTACATGCCCATGTCTTCTTCCGCTACTTCGGGCCGGAGGGAGAGACGGGCTGGAACCCGTTCGCTTTTGTCATGGACCTGTTGCTGCTGGTGGTCCTCTCCGGCGTCCTGCTCGCGTGGTTCAAGCGGATGCGTTCGCGGACCATGGGAATGAAGCGGACTACGCGTCATGTGTTCGTGGACCGTGTGGCACTGACTTCGCTGTGGCTGATATTTCCGTTGCGGCTTACGGCCGAGAGTTTGACGGCGGCTATCAAACACAACGGCGGTTTCCTGACCGGTACGCTGGGCGACCTGATAGCCTCCGGGATGAGTGCTACTGCCGTCGCCGACCTCAATGCGGCGGCTTGGTGGGCCTACTCCTTCGCGCTGGCCGCATTCTTTATAGCCATGCCTTTCTCGCGCTACATGCACATCTTCACCGAGGTGCCGCTCATTTTTTTGCGCCGGTACCGGCTCCGCAGCGGCCCGAAAGAGAAGAGTTTCGATAATTTCCAGATACAGGCCTGCTCACGGTGCGGCATCTGCCTCGACCCGTGCCAGCTCCAGCGGGACCTGGGTATCGACAACGTACAGTCGGTCTATTTCCTGCGCGACAGGCGGTATGGGAAACTGACGGACGAGGTGGCGGACAACTGCCTGATGTGCGGTCTGTGCGAGGCGCGCTGTCCGGTAGGGATAGAGCTCAACATCCTGCGGCTCAACAGCCGGCAGAAGCGGGTGGATTCGCCTGCGCTGATGCGTTACGATTATCTGAAAGGGGTGGACCGCTCGTCGGGTACGGGGAAAGTGGGATATTTCGCCGGTTGTATGACGCTGCTCACTCCGGCGACGCTCCGGGCCATGGAGAAAATATTCGCCGCGGCGGGCGAGGAGGCCTGGTGGGCCGACCGCGACGGCGGTTCGTGCTGCGGGCGCCCCCTGAAGCTGTCGGGCGAAGTGACCGCCGCCGAACGGATTATGGAGCACAACAAGGAACTTTTCCGCAGGCACGGTATTACCACGCTGGTGACTTCGTGTCCGATATGCCTGAAGGTGTTCCGCGAGGATTACGGTCTGGAAGGCATCGAGGTGCTGCACCACACGGAATACATGCTCCGGCTCGTGCGGGAGGGCAGACTCGGAGTAGAGATGACTGCGACCACTTTCACCTACCACGACCCGTGCGAACTGGGGCGCGGAAGCGGTATTTACGAAGAGCCGCGGGAGTTGCTGCGCATGGCCGGCCGGTTGGCCGAACCGGTGCATAACCATGCCGAAGCGCTCTGCTGCGGGAGCAGCCTGGCCAATACGGTGATAAACGACGGTCAGCAGGCCACGATAGGGCGGTCGATGACGTCCGAACTGGAGGCCACCGGGGCGGATACAATCGTGACGGCATGTCCTCTCTGCAAGAAGGCCATCGTGCGCAGTGCGTCGGTGCGGGTGGCCGATATTTCGCAAATTGTGGCCGAACATCTGCGTCCCGCGACGGAGATTCCGGTCGGAAGCCCTTCTGCGGTCGTGGGCGGCTGTGCCGGAACGGGAGTTGGAACGGCTTCGGGTTTATAG
- a CDS encoding YiiX family permuted papain-like enzyme codes for MNRKYLFAAIMSAVFLCAFAAAGFRVLRQNPRYAQKRACREVETMQQEKVLRDGDLIFQTSLSGQSRAIQEATGSKYSHCGIIYRDGCDYFVYEAVQPVKSTPLAQWIARGKGGHYVVKRLAGADSLLTERNIAAMRREAARFAGRDYDLTFEWSDDRLYCSELIWKIYDRALGIRLGNLQRLGDFDLSAPAVREKLAERYGATPPLDEPVISPAAIFDSPLLVRVTGR; via the coding sequence ATGAACAGAAAATACCTTTTCGCAGCCATTATGAGTGCCGTATTCCTCTGCGCATTTGCAGCGGCAGGATTCCGTGTACTGCGACAGAACCCCCGCTACGCACAGAAACGAGCCTGCAGGGAGGTCGAAACGATGCAGCAGGAAAAGGTGCTGCGTGACGGCGACCTCATCTTCCAGACCTCCTTGTCAGGCCAAAGCAGAGCCATCCAGGAGGCCACCGGCTCGAAATATTCGCACTGCGGCATCATCTACCGCGACGGTTGCGACTACTTCGTTTACGAAGCCGTACAGCCCGTGAAATCCACGCCGCTCGCACAGTGGATAGCCCGAGGGAAAGGAGGCCACTACGTCGTAAAGAGGCTGGCCGGCGCGGACAGCCTGCTCACCGAACGAAACATCGCGGCGATGCGCCGGGAAGCCGCACGGTTTGCAGGCAGGGATTACGACCTGACCTTCGAATGGTCGGACGACCGGCTATACTGTTCCGAACTCATCTGGAAAATATACGACCGGGCGCTGGGCATCCGACTGGGCAACCTGCAGCGACTGGGAGATTTCGACCTCTCCGCACCGGCCGTCCGGGAGAAACTCGCCGAACGCTACGGCGCCACGCCGCCCCTCGACGAACCGGTCATCTCCCCCGCTGCCATCTTCGATTCCCCCCTCCTCGTCCGCGTCACCGGCCGGTAA